The following proteins are encoded in a genomic region of Phragmites australis chromosome 9, lpPhrAust1.1, whole genome shotgun sequence:
- the LOC133929140 gene encoding probable inactive methyltransferase Os04g0175900, with protein sequence MEKIGFVNGAGEDEDATCLHAQTLVYAYNVTMTIKAAVELGLFDALSAADGRALTPDELAVRVTKAEDKTQSAALIDRMLRFLASFDVVRCSTETGPDGTAFRRYTPAPVCRWLTNNNSEGSLAPMSAFSVDEDNISSWHHIAEAVADGGRHTPFEKAHDGVPAYEYFGKNRRLSMLFDRAMAHQSLLVVRKLVEHPEVFDGVRVLVDVGGGTGETLAMIRDRYKHIRGINLELSHVVAEAPSLPGVEHVAGDMFESIPTGDAVFLKWMLHMFNDEECHKILKNCHRALPENGKVIVIQSVLPETPESTPAARDSHTMDIIILVNFKGGKERTEKEYAKLATDAGFTGFRSTYIFCNFYALEFAK encoded by the exons ATGGAGAAAATTGGATTCGTGAACGGTGCCGGCGAGGACGAGGATGCAACATGCTTGCATGCACAGACACTCGTCTACGCCTACAACGTCACCATGACCATCAAGGCGGCCGTTGAGCTCGGCCTCTTCGACGCACTCAGCGCGGCTGACGGCCGCGCGCTGACCCCCGACGAGCTTGCTGTTCGAGTAACCAAGGCCGAGGACAAGACCCAGTCGGCTGCCTTGATCGACCGGATGCTCAGGTTCCTCGCGTCTTTCGATGTGGTGAGGTGCTCGACCGAGACAGGTCCCGACGGTACGGCTTTCCGGCGGTACACGCCCGCGCCGGTATGCCGGTGGCTCACCAATAACAACAGCGAGGGATCGCTGGCCCCCATGTCCGCATTCTCCGTCGACGAGGACAACATCTCGTCCTG GCATCACATAGCGGAGGCGGTGGCCGACGGCGGCAGGCACACGCCGTTCGAGAAGGCTCACGACGGCGTGCCGGCCTACGAGTACTTCGGTAAGAACCGTCGGCTGAGCATGCTGTTCGACCGGGCCATGGCGCATCAGTCATTGCTGGTGGTCAGAAAGCTGGTGGAGCACCCCGAAGTGTTTGACGGCGTCCGCGTGCTCGTGGACGTCGGCGGGGGCACTGGCGAGACCCTGGCGATGATCAGAGACCGGTACAAGCACATCAGGGGCATCAACTTGGAGCTGTCTCATGTCGTCGCCGAGGCTCCGTCTCTTCCAG GCGTGGAGCATGTAGCTGGAGATATGTTTGAGAGCATACCCACTGGAGACGCAGTTTTTCTCAAG TGGATGCTCCATATGTTCAACGACGAGGAGTGCCACAAGATCCTGAAGAACTGCCACCGAGCACTCCCGGAGAACGGGAAGGTGATCGTCATTCAGAGTGTCCTGCCGGAGACCCCAGAGTCGACTCCGGCCGCGCGGGATTCGCACACGATGGATATAATCATACTTGTCAACTTCAAGGGAGGAAAGGAGAGGACGGAGAAGGAGTACGCCAAGCTTGCAACGGATGCAGGCTTCACGGGCTTCCGGTCGACCTACATTTTCTGCAATTTTTACGCTCTCGAGTTTGCCAAGTAG